The following is a genomic window from uncultured Draconibacterium sp..
GCGTTATCTGCGTTCCTTTTAACATTAAATTTCCATTCATTTAAATCCAACTATCATTTTATACATTAAAACTTTCTTACATTTGCGCGCCGATTCGGAAGTTTGGTTTTTTAGTCATAAATAATTGATTGAAAACAAATAAAGCCTTTCGGTGTTGGTAAATTGGATTAGAAAAAAGTAAAATGACAGAAATCAGAAACATTGCAATTATTGCACACGTCGACCACGGTAAAACTACTTTGGTTGACCGTATACTTCACCAGGTAAAATTGTTCCGCGAGAACCAGGAGGTTCAGGAGCTTTTTCTGGATAACAATGACCTGGAACGAGAGCGTGGAATTACCATTCTTTCTAAAAACGTTTCGGTACGCTACAAAGACACCAAAATTAATATCATCGATACTCCCGGGCACAGCGACTTTGGAGGCGAGGTAGAGCGTGTGTTAAACATGGCCAACGGTGTTTTGTTGATTGTTGATGCTTTTGAAGGACCGATGCCACAAACCCGTTTTGTGTTGCAAAAAGCCATCGAGCTGGGATTAAAACCAATGGTGGTGGTAAACAAAGTTGACAAAGAAAACTGTACCCCGGAAATTGCTCAGGAAAAAGTTTTCGACCTGATGTTTAGCCTTGATGCTACCGAAGAACAGTTGGATTTTCCAACGGTTTACGGATCGGCAAAAGCTGGCTGGATGGGACCCGATTGGCAAACGCCAACTGAAGATGTGGTTTATTTGCTCGATCAGATTTTGGAGCATATCCCTGCCTCAACACCCAAGGAAGGAACCTTGCAAATGCGTATTACTTCGCTCGATTATTCGTCGTATACCGGCCGAATAGCAGTGGGAAAAGTAACACGAGGTGAATTGGTTCCGGGATCGCGTGTATCGTTGGTAAAACGCGATGGAAGTGTTGTTAAAACGGCAGCCAAAGAGTGTTACCTGTTTGAAGGTTTGGGAAAAGAGAAAACAAGAGATACAATTCCGTGTGGCGAAATTTGTGCTGTACTGGGGCTGGAAGGTTTTGATATTGGCGATACTATTGCCGATGCTGAAGAGCCGGAAGGATTGACTCCGATTCAGGTAGACGAGCCAACAATGAGCATGACTTTTGTGTCGAATAACTCACCATTCTTTGGACGCGACGGTAAATTTGTAACTTCACGCCAGGTGCGCGATCGTTTGTTTAAAGAAATTGAAAAGAATCTTGCACTGCGGGTGGAAGAGACTGATTCTGCAGATAAATTTCTGGTTTATGGGCGTGGAATTCTCCATTTGTCAATTCTTATTGAAACCATGCGCCGCGAAGGTTACGAAATACAAGTGGGGCAGCCACAGGTTATTGTTAAAGAAATTGACGGCAAAAAATGTGAGCCGATTGAAGCACTAACTGTTCAGGTGCCCGACGAATTCTCTGGGAAAGTAATTGAGCTGGTAACAGCCCGCAAAGGAGATATTGCTAATATTGAAGTGAAAGATGATCGTGCTCATTTGGAATTTCATATTCCATCGCGCGGATTAATAGGTTTGCGTAATCAGATGCTTACTGCTACTGAGGGTGAGGCTATTATGGCGCACCGCCTGAAAGGGTATGAACCATGGAAAGGCGAATTGGGGGTAAAACGTAGCGGTGCACTTATTTCGCTTGAAACAGGAACAGCTATTGCTTATTCGATTGATAAAATGCAGGATCGCGGTCGCTTCTTTGTTGAGCCTGGCGAAGATGTTTATGCCGGTCAGGTGATTGGAGAATATACCCGTCAGGATGATTT
Proteins encoded in this region:
- the typA gene encoding translational GTPase TypA encodes the protein MTEIRNIAIIAHVDHGKTTLVDRILHQVKLFRENQEVQELFLDNNDLERERGITILSKNVSVRYKDTKINIIDTPGHSDFGGEVERVLNMANGVLLIVDAFEGPMPQTRFVLQKAIELGLKPMVVVNKVDKENCTPEIAQEKVFDLMFSLDATEEQLDFPTVYGSAKAGWMGPDWQTPTEDVVYLLDQILEHIPASTPKEGTLQMRITSLDYSSYTGRIAVGKVTRGELVPGSRVSLVKRDGSVVKTAAKECYLFEGLGKEKTRDTIPCGEICAVLGLEGFDIGDTIADAEEPEGLTPIQVDEPTMSMTFVSNNSPFFGRDGKFVTSRQVRDRLFKEIEKNLALRVEETDSADKFLVYGRGILHLSILIETMRREGYEIQVGQPQVIVKEIDGKKCEPIEALTVQVPDEFSGKVIELVTARKGDIANIEVKDDRAHLEFHIPSRGLIGLRNQMLTATEGEAIMAHRLKGYEPWKGELGVKRSGALISLETGTAIAYSIDKMQDRGRFFVEPGEDVYAGQVIGEYTRQDDLTINIIRTKKMSNMRSSGADEKTSIAPAVKFSLEEAMEYIRNDEYIEVTPNFMRIRKIYLDEHERKRRAKAISE